A single window of Agromyces aureus DNA harbors:
- a CDS encoding helix-turn-helix transcriptional regulator, protein MCDLADWAPPGPAVDDARTIDLLMEHLRWSVLRVDHHDLTAGDVRREQHDGSRFLFVVSGAVEVVHDSGVYRTEQGDFALLPRGGRVALRAEQDAKLVGISIALLGAHPLMTHAMPPVLHSYGFGRQEPGFAALLETIHREAALGRPGAVSVISGLTDAAISGSVRFWLEHGCGSARPWLAAAHDHRLGLALAAIHDAPGSPWTVASLARIASASRSQFAEQFRAAVGDTPARYVTRIRMTQAERMLREGEPVSGIAYRLGYDSEDGFSRAFRRHSGVAPSRWRRAALQPAA, encoded by the coding sequence ATGTGCGACCTCGCAGATTGGGCGCCGCCGGGCCCGGCGGTCGATGACGCGCGCACGATCGACCTGCTCATGGAGCACCTGCGCTGGTCGGTGCTCCGGGTCGATCACCACGATCTCACCGCCGGCGATGTCCGGCGCGAGCAGCACGACGGCAGCCGGTTCCTCTTCGTGGTGTCCGGTGCCGTCGAGGTCGTGCACGACAGCGGCGTGTACCGCACCGAGCAGGGCGACTTCGCCCTCCTCCCGCGGGGCGGCCGGGTCGCGCTCCGCGCCGAGCAGGACGCGAAGCTCGTCGGCATCTCGATCGCCCTGCTGGGCGCCCACCCGCTGATGACCCATGCGATGCCGCCCGTGCTCCACTCGTACGGCTTCGGGCGGCAGGAGCCGGGATTCGCCGCACTGCTCGAGACGATCCATCGCGAAGCGGCACTCGGTCGCCCGGGCGCGGTCTCGGTGATCTCCGGGCTGACGGATGCCGCGATCTCGGGATCCGTCCGCTTCTGGCTCGAGCACGGGTGCGGCAGCGCACGGCCCTGGCTCGCGGCGGCGCACGACCATCGTCTCGGACTCGCACTCGCGGCCATCCACGATGCGCCGGGCTCGCCCTGGACCGTGGCGTCGCTCGCCCGCATCGCGAGCGCGTCGCGATCGCAGTTCGCCGAGCAGTTCCGCGCGGCGGTCGGCGACACGCCGGCGCGGTACGTCACGCGCATCCGCATGACGCAGGCCGAGCGGATGCTCCGCGAGGGCGAGCCCGTGAGCGGCATCGCCTACCGACTCGGCTACGACAGCGAAGACGGGTTCAGCCGTGCGTTCCGCCGGCACAGCGGTGTCGCGCCGAGCCGGTGGCGACGGGCCGCGCTGCAGCCCGCCGCCTGA
- a CDS encoding peptide MFS transporter: MGKVTEPAPGEYGPPEPGVVDGGERDTREDRGFFGQPRPLVHIFGVEMWERFSFYGMQGILLLYLYYSVDQGGLGMDKAVATGIVGAYGGAVYLSTVLGAWIADRLLGSERVLFFSAIVIMAGHIGLALIPGFWGVGVGLVLVAFGSGGLKANATTVVGTLYSAKDSRRDAGFSIFYLGINLGAFFGPILTGLLQNTFTAENGYPPALGFHLGFGLAAVGMAFGLIQYSFGRKGLPPGASVIPNPLPRSRFGLAIGIAAASVVVIVVLVLVGLITAANLVTWVIGGTIVAAISMFAVILSSKQVEHVERRRVLGFIPLFIASVAFWSLYQQQFTVLTIYSDEQLNRSIFGWEMPVSWVQSINPIFIIVLSGVFAAIWTKLGDRQPTTPVKFALGTAIMGVAFLLFLPFADGGANSTPLLWMVLILFVFTIAELLLSPIGLSVTTKLAPKVFHAQMVALFFLSVALGTAIAGQLGALYTLVNEATYFGVLGLIAIVLGGALWLGRKPVLSLMSGVR, from the coding sequence ATGGGCAAGGTGACCGAACCGGCACCGGGGGAGTACGGCCCGCCAGAGCCGGGAGTGGTCGACGGCGGGGAGCGCGACACCCGGGAGGATCGCGGCTTCTTCGGACAGCCGAGACCACTCGTGCACATCTTCGGGGTGGAGATGTGGGAGCGGTTCAGCTTCTACGGCATGCAGGGCATCCTGCTGCTCTACCTGTACTACTCGGTCGACCAGGGCGGCCTCGGCATGGACAAGGCCGTCGCGACCGGCATCGTCGGCGCCTACGGCGGCGCGGTCTACCTCTCGACCGTGCTCGGCGCGTGGATCGCCGACCGCCTGCTCGGCTCCGAGCGGGTGCTGTTCTTCAGCGCGATCGTGATCATGGCCGGGCACATCGGGCTCGCGCTCATCCCGGGCTTCTGGGGTGTGGGCGTCGGCCTCGTGCTCGTCGCGTTCGGGTCGGGCGGCCTCAAGGCCAACGCCACCACCGTGGTCGGCACGCTCTACTCGGCCAAGGACTCCCGGCGCGACGCCGGCTTCTCGATCTTCTACCTCGGCATCAACCTCGGCGCGTTCTTCGGACCCATCCTCACGGGCCTGCTGCAGAACACGTTCACCGCCGAGAACGGCTACCCGCCGGCGCTCGGGTTCCACCTCGGGTTCGGGCTCGCGGCCGTGGGCATGGCGTTCGGGCTGATCCAGTACTCGTTCGGGCGCAAGGGGCTCCCGCCAGGGGCATCCGTGATCCCGAACCCGTTGCCGCGCAGCCGGTTCGGGCTCGCGATCGGCATCGCCGCGGCATCCGTCGTCGTCATCGTCGTGCTCGTGCTCGTCGGGCTCATCACGGCCGCGAACCTGGTGACCTGGGTGATCGGCGGCACCATCGTCGCCGCGATCTCGATGTTCGCCGTGATCCTCTCGAGCAAGCAGGTCGAGCACGTCGAGCGTCGCAGGGTGCTCGGCTTCATCCCGCTGTTCATCGCGAGCGTCGCGTTCTGGTCGCTCTACCAGCAGCAGTTCACGGTGCTCACGATCTACTCCGACGAGCAGCTGAACCGCTCGATCTTCGGCTGGGAGATGCCGGTGTCGTGGGTCCAGTCGATCAACCCGATCTTCATCATCGTGCTCTCGGGCGTCTTCGCCGCGATCTGGACGAAGCTCGGAGACCGGCAGCCGACGACCCCCGTGAAGTTCGCCCTCGGCACCGCGATCATGGGCGTCGCGTTCCTGCTCTTCCTGCCCTTCGCCGACGGCGGCGCGAACTCGACGCCGCTGCTCTGGATGGTGCTCATCCTGTTCGTGTTCACGATCGCCGAACTGCTGCTCTCGCCCATCGGGCTGTCGGTCACGACCAAGCTCGCGCCGAAGGTGTTCCATGCGCAGATGGTCGCGTTGTTCTTCCTGTCGGTCGCGCTCGGCACCGCGATCGCCGGGCAGCTCGGCGCGCTCTACACGCTCGTGAACGAGGCGACCTACTTCGGCGTGCTCGGCCTGATCGCGATCGTGCTCGGTGGCGCGCTCTGGCTCGGACGCAAGCCCGTGCTCTCGCTCATGTCGGGGGTGCGCTGA
- a CDS encoding polyprenol monophosphomannose synthase translates to MSRALVVIPTYNERENLPLIVARVRASVPEAAVLVVDDSSPDGTGYLAEDLAANDDAVRVLHRTTKDGLGAAYLDAFAWALERGYDPIVQMDADGSHLPEQLPKLLDALRSTDASGRPVDVVIGSRWIPGGTIENWPRHRELLSRWGSAYARTVLRLSTRDATAGYRVFRAQALRAIHLEDVHTRGYGFQVDMLWHARQARLVVVEVPITFVERVHGRSKMSPMIVVEAMFKVTGWGIAGLFRRAEPADAKALRG, encoded by the coding sequence ATGTCGCGCGCCCTCGTCGTGATCCCGACGTACAACGAGCGGGAGAATCTTCCGCTGATCGTGGCACGCGTCCGTGCGTCGGTGCCCGAGGCCGCCGTGCTCGTCGTCGACGACTCGTCGCCCGACGGCACCGGCTACCTCGCCGAAGACCTCGCCGCGAACGACGACGCCGTGCGCGTGCTGCACCGCACCACGAAGGACGGCCTCGGCGCCGCCTACCTCGACGCCTTCGCGTGGGCGCTCGAACGCGGATACGACCCCATCGTGCAGATGGACGCCGATGGCTCGCACCTGCCCGAACAGCTGCCGAAGCTGCTCGACGCGCTCCGGTCGACGGATGCCTCGGGCCGCCCGGTCGACGTCGTCATCGGCTCCCGGTGGATCCCGGGCGGCACGATCGAGAACTGGCCGCGCCACCGCGAGCTGCTCTCACGGTGGGGGAGCGCCTACGCGCGCACCGTGCTGCGGCTCTCGACGCGCGACGCGACCGCCGGGTACCGCGTGTTCCGGGCGCAGGCGCTGCGCGCCATCCACCTCGAAGACGTGCACACGCGCGGCTACGGTTTTCAGGTCGACATGCTCTGGCACGCCCGTCAGGCCAGGCTCGTCGTGGTCGAGGTGCCGATCACGTTCGTCGAGCGCGTGCACGGGCGGTCGAAGATGAGCCCGATGATCGTCGTCGAGGCGATGTTCAAGGTCACCGGCTGGGGCATCGCCGGACTCTTCCGCCGAGCGGAGCCCGCCGACGCGAAGGCCCTTCGCGGCTGA
- a CDS encoding CAP domain-containing protein, translated as MDPKPLPRHRATARHGDPAAAAAVPAEPGPTAADAPRAPFARWARSGPWIAAGCGLLLAAGAALVVTPTLGAPADVSTDLALGGPSSEAQVASDLPGSPSLVSEVTVETAQPTQAPPAAGTGAGTSAGTGAGGASGAASLPSAVVDLTNAERAAAGCPPVAFDARLTAAAQLHSEDMVAQDYFSHQSLDGRSPWDRAKAQRYPNPGAENIAKGQASAEDVMRAWMDSPGHRANILNCDLREIGVGVADRTWTQVFGWG; from the coding sequence GTGGACCCGAAGCCCCTCCCCCGACATCGCGCCACCGCCCGCCACGGAGATCCCGCCGCGGCGGCGGCCGTGCCCGCCGAGCCCGGTCCGACGGCCGCCGACGCACCGCGGGCGCCGTTCGCCCGATGGGCGCGCTCCGGCCCGTGGATCGCCGCGGGGTGCGGCCTGCTGCTCGCCGCCGGCGCGGCGCTGGTCGTGACCCCGACGCTCGGCGCACCCGCCGACGTCTCCACCGACCTCGCGCTCGGCGGACCCTCATCGGAGGCCCAGGTCGCCTCCGATCTGCCCGGGAGCCCGTCCCTCGTGAGCGAGGTCACGGTCGAGACCGCGCAGCCGACGCAGGCGCCCCCAGCCGCCGGCACCGGAGCCGGAACCTCGGCGGGCACGGGAGCCGGCGGCGCCTCAGGGGCCGCGTCGCTGCCGTCCGCCGTCGTCGACCTCACGAACGCCGAACGAGCCGCAGCCGGGTGCCCGCCCGTCGCGTTCGACGCCCGCCTGACCGCCGCCGCGCAGTTGCACAGCGAGGACATGGTCGCGCAGGACTACTTCAGCCACCAGAGCCTCGATGGCCGGAGCCCTTGGGATCGCGCGAAGGCGCAGAGGTATCCGAATCCCGGCGCCGAGAACATCGCGAAGGGCCAGGCATCCGCCGAAGACGTCATGCGTGCGTGGATGGACTCTCCCGGGCACCGGGCGAACATCCTGAACTGCGATCTGCGGGAGATCGGCGTCGGCGTCGCCGATCGCACGTGGACCCAGGTCTTCGGCTGGGGCTGA
- a CDS encoding ROK family protein, with amino-acid sequence MTPGDPTVPTVPTITGPLDLHREQSARVVEHLVTHGTATRSELVNATGLGRGTIAGLTARLLDAGVIRESGDAHGDGRSTPLALTGGDRVLLTARLSLDAAIATVSSLAGDEEARFSEPIVDAAPAGATTGAVAGASVPDPLTPLAVVLARAIARAERAGHRIADITVLVDGAVVGSPSVVVTDARFGAEPVDVLGGLRARIPALAEVERLLPLPMQVVPAAVAAASVELDALPGIADVLYLDGDTAVSAAALASGRPLLGSHGLGATFGHLPIVPGGLRCRCGQQGCLATVASPDVVLERAGLAGFAAANGRSEALDELVLRITEAEDRARWSWLDAAHWIGRTLQIVVPTLDPAVVVVGGYWGGFVGDIQTALQGNRPTVGNGAISAIPAFSRAVGGPDAALVGARRQARERLIADPLLLVG; translated from the coding sequence ATGACCCCCGGCGATCCGACCGTCCCGACCGTCCCGACCATCACCGGCCCCCTCGACCTCCACCGCGAGCAGTCCGCGCGCGTGGTCGAGCACCTCGTCACCCACGGCACCGCGACGCGCAGCGAACTCGTCAATGCGACGGGCCTCGGCCGCGGCACCATCGCCGGCCTCACCGCGCGCCTGCTCGATGCCGGCGTGATCCGCGAATCGGGCGACGCGCACGGCGACGGCCGCTCCACCCCGCTCGCCCTCACCGGCGGCGACCGCGTGCTCCTCACGGCGCGCCTCTCGCTCGACGCCGCGATCGCCACGGTCTCGAGTCTCGCGGGCGACGAGGAGGCCCGCTTCAGCGAGCCGATCGTCGACGCAGCCCCCGCCGGCGCGACCACCGGCGCCGTCGCCGGCGCCTCTGTACCCGACCCGCTCACGCCGCTCGCCGTCGTGCTCGCGCGGGCCATCGCCCGAGCCGAGCGGGCGGGCCACCGCATCGCCGACATCACGGTGCTCGTCGACGGCGCGGTCGTGGGTTCGCCCTCGGTCGTCGTCACCGACGCCAGGTTCGGTGCCGAGCCGGTCGACGTGCTCGGCGGGCTGCGAGCCAGGATCCCCGCCCTCGCCGAGGTCGAACGCCTGCTGCCGCTGCCCATGCAGGTCGTCCCGGCCGCCGTGGCCGCGGCGAGCGTCGAGCTCGACGCCCTGCCCGGCATCGCCGACGTGCTCTACCTCGACGGCGACACCGCGGTCTCGGCCGCGGCCCTCGCCTCCGGCCGACCGCTGCTCGGCTCCCACGGACTCGGCGCGACCTTCGGTCACCTGCCGATCGTGCCGGGCGGGTTGCGCTGCCGCTGCGGGCAGCAGGGCTGCCTCGCGACCGTCGCCTCGCCCGACGTCGTGCTCGAACGCGCGGGCCTCGCCGGATTCGCCGCCGCGAACGGCCGCTCGGAGGCACTCGACGAACTCGTGCTCCGCATCACTGAGGCCGAGGACCGCGCCCGCTGGTCGTGGCTCGACGCCGCCCACTGGATCGGCCGCACGCTGCAGATCGTCGTGCCCACGCTCGACCCGGCGGTCGTCGTGGTCGGCGGCTACTGGGGCGGCTTCGTCGGCGACATCCAGACCGCCCTGCAGGGCAACCGCCCGACGGTCGGCAACGGCGCGATCAGCGCGATCCCGGCCTTCTCGCGCGCGGTCGGCGGGCCGGATGCCGCACTCGTCGGTGCCCGTCGGCAGGCGCGGGAGCGGCTCATCGCCGACCCGCTGCTCCTGGTCGGCTGA
- a CDS encoding MFS transporter, translating into MSTNTASTTVISPAPAGSSPGSGEAPVPRRAAWAGVVSLGLGIFTLVASEFLPASLLSPIAADLGITEGTAGQLVTATSVIGIIGGPLVVSALPRIDRRWVMVGLTTLAILSNVLVAIAPVFGLMLASRLLLGLAISGFWAMSLAVTAQLVPADRLGRAMTIVNMGVSLATIAAVPAGAFLGELVGWRTVFLGAAAAGVVALAVQLATLPSVPPAGSPGFRTLVSTAARPVVALGILSIVLIAGGHFTGFTYLRPAFETIGGLDPAALALVLAVFGVASFIGNLVAGLVADRRLGVLVLGAPAAVGIATVLFALWGADFGVAVASVIIWGIGFGAIPTMVQTWMAGVAPDRLESAGGLVVAAFQVAITIGAGVGGLLVDSVGVQAAFLGGGVAAVLGGIVLTLAKTRNA; encoded by the coding sequence ATGTCGACGAACACCGCCAGCACCACTGTCATCTCCCCGGCGCCCGCCGGGTCATCGCCCGGTTCCGGCGAAGCCCCGGTGCCCCGCCGTGCCGCGTGGGCCGGCGTCGTCTCGCTCGGCCTCGGCATCTTCACGCTCGTCGCGAGCGAGTTCCTGCCGGCGAGCCTGCTGTCGCCGATCGCGGCCGACCTCGGCATCACCGAAGGCACGGCAGGGCAGCTCGTGACGGCCACGAGCGTCATCGGCATCATCGGCGGCCCGCTCGTGGTCTCTGCGCTGCCCCGGATCGACCGCCGGTGGGTCATGGTCGGCCTCACGACCCTCGCGATCCTCTCGAACGTGCTCGTCGCCATCGCACCCGTGTTCGGCCTCATGCTCGCCTCGCGCCTGCTGCTCGGCCTCGCGATCTCGGGCTTCTGGGCGATGTCCCTCGCCGTGACGGCGCAGCTCGTGCCCGCCGACCGGCTCGGGCGGGCCATGACGATCGTGAACATGGGCGTCTCGCTCGCGACGATCGCCGCGGTGCCGGCCGGCGCCTTCCTCGGCGAGCTCGTGGGATGGCGCACCGTGTTCCTCGGCGCCGCGGCCGCGGGCGTGGTCGCCCTGGCCGTGCAGCTCGCGACGCTGCCCTCGGTGCCGCCGGCCGGATCGCCCGGCTTCCGCACCCTCGTGAGCACGGCCGCCCGCCCGGTCGTCGCGCTCGGCATCCTCTCGATCGTGCTCATCGCGGGCGGTCACTTCACCGGCTTCACCTACCTGCGCCCAGCCTTCGAGACCATCGGCGGGCTCGATCCGGCCGCGTTGGCCCTCGTGCTCGCGGTCTTCGGGGTCGCCTCGTTCATCGGCAACCTCGTCGCCGGGCTCGTGGCCGACCGTCGCCTCGGCGTGCTCGTGCTCGGCGCTCCGGCCGCGGTCGGCATCGCGACGGTGCTGTTCGCGCTGTGGGGTGCCGACTTCGGCGTCGCGGTCGCATCGGTGATCATCTGGGGGATCGGCTTCGGCGCGATCCCGACGATGGTGCAGACGTGGATGGCGGGCGTCGCGCCCGACCGGCTCGAGAGCGCCGGCGGCCTCGTCGTCGCCGCGTTCCAGGTCGCGATCACGATCGGCGCCGGCGTGGGCGGACTCCTCGTCGACTCGGTCGGGGTGCAGGCGGCCTTCCTCGGCGGCGGCGTGGCCGCCGTGCTCGGCGGCATCGTGCTGACGCTCGCGAAGACGCGGAACGCCTGA